Within the Cotesia glomerata isolate CgM1 linkage group LG6, MPM_Cglom_v2.3, whole genome shotgun sequence genome, the region aagtgaatataatatacataaactacacataaatatatcatgaccataaatatgaggcgcgcgcttgcgcgcgcaaatttgaattctagttagaataaaattgcaagtgtcaaacaactaggccagtgtcaataactgggtcttttatcataattaatttattataaaattaaaaaaattaccaagtatgttaattttagttttataaatgtaagacaattttttttttaatttatttgttaattataattagaaaaataactaattatttaactaattatttaaataaccgtaaaaaaaaaaaaatattaattaattttaattaacaggaGAAATTCTCAGGAGTTGACATCCGTGTACGTGTAAACGGTGGTGGTCATGTAGCACAGATCTATGCTATCAGACAAGCTATCTCCAAAGCACTGGTTGcttattatcaaaaatgtaagtttattttattatttaaaagatattttacaatttttagaaattttttaaacacaatTTATTACTAATCAAATTtcataagtaaaaattaaaaaaaaaattaaatgcaatttaaaatataggactaattaattttctatgtaatttaatcatatatatattgagattaattaattaatttatttattaatcaacatACGCCTATCGACAATATACATCaacagaaattaatttaaatttaattaaagaaaaaaggagaattatactaaaatttatttaattaattacttcagagtaaattaatttagtttaataaaataaattattctgaaatatattttgtaaacctgaaaaatttttttgagtcatttatatttatattaattaataattaatttgtttagaTGTCGATGAAGCGAGTAAAAAGGAAGTAAAGGACATCCTTATCCAGTACGACCGTACGTTACTTGTTGCCGACCCGAGACGTTGCGAGCCCAAGAAATTCGGTGGTCCAGGTGCAAGAGCCCGCTACCAAAAGTCCTACCGTTAAtcattttacatatttacatctttttgtacgtcattaaatgataaaaataaaatgacaggcaaaaatatttactttttttttttattatttttaaaattacaaaattagatttacttttgtttaaaatttttattttgctggaatttaatattttaaaattgatttcagaaaattttttaataaatttctgtgttgaattttgttgaaaattaatttagcaaatatttgataattttacgaatttttgtaacaaagtTTGgtaaaagaaaattgaaatttttaaaaattaaaaatgcaattttttaaaaataattttttggaaaaaatttatttgttaaaaaaataaatcaaaaaatagtcaagtgacTACTAACATAAatgtcatgaaaaaaaaaatattccgaGTAAAGTGAcagaatatatttgaaaaatgtatacgtaggaattataattactaaaattataatataatttaattttgtacaaTTTGAACAGGTGCAATTTCTAAAAGATGGCGTGCAAAATAAccaacaatatttttgttttttcctaaaattttatcaaccaCGTGGTCGCTGAATCTCAAGCatgtttttattgtaataacaaGCCTAAAAAATCTGTCATGTGTTGTCTGTCCGTTTAAttgtgtttttaaaaatatgttaatttatatttttttatttattcgtgtttatttaaagttttacattttattgaaaGTAA harbors:
- the LOC123266797 gene encoding 40S ribosomal protein S16, encoding MQKTKQKEPIHSVQVFGRKKSATAVAYCKRGRGILRVNGRPLENIEPLVLQYKLQEPILLLGKEKFSGVDIRVRVNGGGHVAQIYAIRQAISKALVAYYQKYVDEASKKEVKDILIQYDRTLLVADPRRCEPKKFGGPGARARYQKSYR